The Camarhynchus parvulus chromosome 4A, STF_HiC, whole genome shotgun sequence genomic sequence tgcttgcttcatttccttttttttttccccctttttttctggcTGTCTTGTTGCTCTCTCCTGATTTACTGCATGTGCTCACGTGGCCTTGGAAAGGGGGGTTCTCAAACTGTTTTGcttccaaaaggaaaagaagctggCAGGCATTCATATTTCAGTTCTGGAGTTATGTAGGTTAAAGTCTCCCAGTGGAAAAGGGAAGATATGAGAGAGCAGATTGCTGGTGGCAATACTCaccagaaggaaaagggagaaaaggagcaCGGAATTCTGGAGGCTTGAGAGGTAGGTTTTCTATCTGCTGTTGGAACATAATTTCCACTGATTTGATTCCATTTGTGGTGGAATGTCTTgtgcctgcagtgagaggaggaaggagcagctcagagcagatcCTCAGGCACCACTTGTTCATGGCCAGAGGGCGGGAGTGTGCTTGTCAATGAAACCTTGTTCTCTGTAACGCAGTACAAATAATTATGGTGTGGTCCCTCTGCTAGGAGTCAGGGAGGAATGTAATGCTTTGTGATTAATTCTGACATTTCAGATTCTATATGTTAAAGTGAAGGGCTTGGGACATAAGGGTGAAATGGGACTCCAAACCTTCTCTGAATATTTGTGttcccaaacaaaaaagcttttcttggGTTTAGGACCTGTTTGAATACAGAACATGGGCTTATGATCAACTATTTGTGACTTTAAATACCAGCACTCTGCAGAAATTCCCCTGCTGAATTTTCATTGTTGAGACAATATATTTAAGTTTTTGTCAGTATCTATAAAGTAGTACATTGCATATTTTGCACTGAGTAAACGATAAGCTACTTTacattaaatacagaaaaatatgtttgaaatgATCAAATGCCTTCTGTTAAATCATTATGATCATTAATGATCACGAGAGATCATTACCCAAATCTGTTGTCTGTGAAAAGTTCTGTTATTTTTAGGGTTCCTTGAGAATTCTTAAATGCCTGACTGGTTCCAcaaaaacttaattaaaatgaatttcCTCTTTCTagtatgtaaaataaaatacttggtTATGATATCTTCTTCATTGACTTAGGAAGTCTTAAAGTTTGCAAAATGTCCTGCTCAGAGTGCAGACACAAGCTGTTGAAATGCAACACAGACCTGTCAATGAACTCTCTGATTTTAGCTGGTTTATAGCTACATTTTCCCCTGCTGAAACCCAGTTCTGGTATTTCTAAATGAATAGCACTGTTAAATCCAGTGCCTGCAAGGACTGAGTTTATTGCTTGTGTCTACATGGAAATTCTCTCTTTTACTGTTCTGATTGAAGCTGTCATGAGGAAGGAGATGCAGATATGTGTCAGAAGGACACTGACAGTGAAAGACATTTTGCAAAGACCCTTCAGTGTCTTTGTGTCCAGCTCTGTGAATTGGGggccaaaaaaaaataaatcacagattGCTTTCCTAATAGTCCTTTTTAATGGCTGCTTTCACATCTGCTTTCACATTTTAACTGCTCAGAGTGCTAGAAATAGCatgagaaaactgagaaaaggaTCATGAGGAGCTTCAGTGTGGCCTTTGGGTCACAGAAGCTCCCAAAGTGTCTCCAGCTCCTGAGTCCATaatccttctgctctgctggccacAGAAAGCACCATCTGTAATCACAGATAAACCCCAGCTGCTCTCTTCTCTGCCAGGCTAATTAAAAAGTGCTGTGACGTCCCTAGGGCTAATTGTGTTCTGTCAGTGGGATGGAGGTAAGGAGttcagcagggctgcctggtaTTTCAGCACTCAGCTTACTGATATAACTTCgaatggtttttattttattgtgtcTGTGTGATTTCAGAGCTAAGAGAGCTGCAGAGTGCACGTCTAACACATGGTTTCTGATCTGCAGGTGAGCAATGGGATAGGAAAGTGCTGCCAGCCCATGAATTTCCTGAAGGAACTCCCTTTCCACCAGCACCAACATGCCGAGCAATTACTCCCTGGTTGTCACCACCAGGGAAAGTCTCCAAGTCCTGTCTACAGCCCTGGCAAACTCATCAGCTGTGTCACActcatcccctccctgcccccttACCTCTTCAGATTATCAGTTTTCACTGATTCCAGCCCTCTTCTCTGCGGTTTTTGTTCTTGGCTTGGTTGGCAACAGCGTGGTGGTTGTGGTGCTCTGTCGTCACACTGGCCCCAAGACAGTCGCTAATATCTACATTTTCAACCTGGCCATGGCAGacctgctgtgcctggccacCCTCCCCTTCTGGGCCACCTACTATGCTCAGGGATACAACTGGCTCTTCGGGTCTCTCATGTGCAAGAtctccagctctgtcctgtgTCTGAATATGtttgcaagtatttttttcattacgTGCATGAGCGTGGACCGGTACCACGCCATTGTCCACCCTATTCACTCCCAGAGGAGAACTCCACAACAGGCTTATTTTGTGGCATTGGTGGTGTGGGGCCTCGCCTGCTTGTCCTCCCTCCCAACTTTTTATTTCCGAGACACTTTCTACGTGGAAAGCTTGGAGGTCAATGCTTGCATTATGGCCTTTCCTTATGAGAACTATGCTCAATGGTCTGTGGCAACAGCCTTCCTGAAAAACA encodes the following:
- the AGTR2 gene encoding type-2 angiotensin II receptor; protein product: MPSNYSLVVTTRESLQVLSTALANSSAVSHSSPPCPLTSSDYQFSLIPALFSAVFVLGLVGNSVVVVVLCRHTGPKTVANIYIFNLAMADLLCLATLPFWATYYAQGYNWLFGSLMCKISSSVLCLNMFASIFFITCMSVDRYHAIVHPIHSQRRTPQQAYFVALVVWGLACLSSLPTFYFRDTFYVESLEVNACIMAFPYENYAQWSVATAFLKNTLGFFIPLAVITTCYIWIRRHLLKAQQFGKSRQKRDKVLKLVAAVVVAFLISWLPFHVLTFLNALAHMEVIASCEVVGLIDTALPFGICMAFANSCINPLLYCFIGNQFQEKLHRLFKRRVHQLSSHRESSSARRGSCFREPETPVGKEGEPESFL